A stretch of Brassica rapa cultivar Chiifu-401-42 chromosome A08, CAAS_Brap_v3.01, whole genome shotgun sequence DNA encodes these proteins:
- the LOC103835653 gene encoding uncharacterized protein LOC103835653: MFENKDVLPGFVVWINQTIQEPLKAEFKRLRNIKEQSLVKSLNKIEAETTYDKHRDEEKLERQLQSWRNNPSWIDQPPKVQVKTQNGSFCHLNVEVNVGLPPESVYNIFTHPDNKRYFKNIKECISRKVLMEEGPMQTVEVKQAAAWKFLWWAGTFPVHLIVQENRKNLTSKYKQEKTMFMKVFEGCWRVEPLFIDEHLCDRMKPKTLQDYDSCSNGRGRVGSKVTMDQMFQPSAILTPPPLSWYIRGITIKTTESMIEDLLAEAARLRGGGGGGHDDDGQGENGVVLEKSKDEHIKERWRSRRRSNGMRYTNRRMM, from the exons ATGTTTGAAAATAAGGATGTGCTTCCTGGATTTGTGGTCTGGATTAATCAGACTATTCAAGAGCCTCTCAAG GCTGAGTTCAAGAGGTTAAGGAATATCAAAGAGCAAAGCTTGGTCAAGAGTCTTAACAAGATAGAGGCAGAGACTACTTATGATAAGCACAGAGATGAGGAGAAGTTAGAAAGGCAATTACAATCTTGGAGAAACAATCCTTCATGGATTGATCAACCTCCTAAGGTTCAG GTGAAAACACAAAACGGTTCGTTTTGCCATTTGAATGTAGAAGTTAACGTGGGATTGCCTCCTGAATCAGTCTACAATATTTTCACTCATCCAGACAACAAACGATACTTCAAGAACATCAAG GAATGCATATCAAGAAAAGTTTTGATGGAGGAAGGACCAATGCAGACAGTGGAGGTGAAGCAAGCCGCGGCTTGGAAGTTTCTTTGGTGGGCTGGTACTTTCCCTGTACATCTAATTGTCCAAGAAAATCGAAAAAATCTCACC TCAAAATATAAGCAAGAGAAAACAATGTTCATGAAAGTGTTTGAGGGTTGTTGGAGAGTAGAGCCATTGTTTATAGATGAACATTTGTGTGACCGCATGAAACCAAAAACTCTACAAGATTACGATAGTTGTAGCAATGGACGAGGAAGGGTAGGGTCGAAGGTGACAATGGATCAGATGTTTCAGCCTTCTGCTATACTTACTCCACCTCCACTTTCTTGGTACATTCGCGGGATCACCATTAAAACCACAGAGAGTATGATTGAAGATCTCCTCGCTGAAGCTGCTAGGCtccgaggaggaggaggaggaggccatgatgatgatggtcaagGAGAAAACGGCGTTGTATTGGAGAAGAGCAAAGATGAGCACATAAAGGAGAGATGGAGATCACGTAGGAGAAGTAACGGGATGAGATATACGAATCGGAGAATGATGTAA
- the LOC103836254 gene encoding uncharacterized protein LOC103836254 codes for MGIFPGFGSWISKNSQQPLKAESKRSENVESKSVSEKDINNNAPANKKKKEYVYDEKEEMRQHILWYEEEKKHPWHNPPPKVKVTTKKGVYHMNLEVTIGAAPNMTFFWLTDPGSSSFFDMKNWRVLMKNIKRKVLTEDGPRRVIKVEKAVVHDFFSLTTIPIPLHLIVEENEKDLTGKYKKEKVMFMKVFEGNFKVEPVYVDQERLCKKKLPKDQEEYKKCSGGEGKTASKLTINQYFEPYPPFNLPPLSWYIRGSTIKASKNLLIALQNTSKIIRIAKLPEDYEEFRAKMNSRSNANSIFY; via the exons ATGGGTATATTCCCTGGATTTGGTAGCTGGATAAGTAAGAACAGTCAACAGCCTCTTAAG GCCGAGTCCAAGAGATCTGAAAATGTCGAATCTAAGTCGGTGTCAGAGAAAGACATCAATAATAATGCTCCTgctaacaagaagaagaaagaatatGTGTATGATGAAAAAGAGGAGATGAGACAACATATACTTTGgtatgaagaagagaagaagcatCCTTGGCATAATCCCCCTCCCAAGGTCAAG GTGACAACTAAGAAGGGTGTTTACCATATGAACTTAGAAGTAACCATAGGAGCGGCGCCTAATATGACCTTCTTTTGGTTGACTGACCCAGGGAGCAGTTCGTTTTTTGATATGAAGAATTGGCGCGTCCTTATG aaaaacataaaaagaaagGTTTTGACGGAGGATGGTCCGAGGCGGGTCATCAAGGTGGAGAAAGCTGTGGTTCATGACTTCTTTTCGCTGACTACTATTCCTATCCCGTTACATCTAATTGTGGAAGAAAACGAAAAAGATCTTACG ggaaaatataagaaagagaaagtaATGTTCATGAAAGTGTTCGAGGGCAACTTTAAAGTGGAGCCTGTATATGTAGATCAAGAACGGTTGTGCAAAAAGAAGTTACCAAAAGATCAAGaagaatataaaaaatgtaGTGGTGGCGAAGGAAAGACTGCGTCAAAATTGACAATAAATCAATACTTTGAGCCATATCCTCCATTTAATCTACCGCCGCTTTCTTGGTACATCCGTGGGAGCACCATCAAAGCCTCCAAAAATCTGCTCATTGCACTTCAGAACACATCTAAGATTATAAGAATAGCTAAGCTGCCCGAAGATTATGAAGAATTTAGAGCAAAGATGAATTCCAGGAGTAACgcaaattcaatattttattag